Part of the Imperialibacter roseus genome, AGAGGAATAGCGACTGGATGGCTGTGGTTTTTAATTTCTCCGGTTAAATGGCTAACTTAAAGCATACTAAAAGTCTGATCATGGCATCTCTCACCCTTCGCATCAACAACAAAGACTACCCTATGGAGGTCGATCCGCAAATGCCTCTCCTCTGGGCCATTCGTGACTTCGCTCAGTTGACAGGAACCAAATTTGGCTGCGGCATTTCGCAATGCGGCGCTTGCACCGTCCATATCGATGGCGAGCCGGTTCGTTCATGTGTTACGCCAGTCTCGGGCGCCACGGGGAAATCAATAACGACTATCGAAGGTTTGTCGGCTGATAACGACCATCCTGTTCAGCAAGCATGGCAGGAAGAGCAGGTGCCGCAGTGCGGGTATTGTCAGTCGGGCCAAATTATGACAGCTGCGGCCTTGCTGAGAAAGCATCCGCAGCCCAGTGAGGAGCAGGTCAGTGCTTATATGTCGCCCATCATTTGTCGCTGCGGCACTTACGTTCGCATAAAAAAGGCCGTTAGCAAGGCCATTGAAATCAACCAGAAAGCCTAGCCCATATGAAAACGATACCAACTAACACACAAGAAAGGTCAGGAAAGCTTCCCAGACGAGAGTTTCTAAGGCTAACTGCCGTTTCAGGAGCTTTTTTGGCAGTAGGCTGCTCGCCTGGGGTAGGTGGCGATTCCAAAATTACAACAATTGACCCTGCCGGGGGCTCCGACATATCCCTCAATCAGTTTGTTGTTATCAACACAAACGGGCGGGTGCTGCTTTACAACCATCGGCCAGAGATGGGGCAGGGTACGTTTCAGGCCATTCCTATGATACTGGCTGAGGAGCTGGAAGTGGATGTGGAGCAAATTGAAATATTGCCCTCGGCCGCTGATGAGAAAAGATATGGTAGCCAAATGGTCGTGGGAAGCAGGAGTATTCAGACAGAATATGCCAACCTCCGGAACATGGGAGCTGCCGCCCGTGAAATGCTGAAACAGGCGGCAGCTAACAGGTGGCAGGTGGAGGTGAGCGAATGCAAAGCCAGTCTGGGTGAGATCATCCATAACTCTGGCAAAAAGCTCACCTACGGAGAGCTGGTGGAGGAGGCTTCAAAACAGACGCCGCCGGAAAGCCCTCCGTTGAAAGCACCTGCTGACTTCAAGGTGATCGGGCAGTCTACAGCCCGAAGAGACATTCCGGTAAAGACAAATGGATCTGCTGTTTACGGACTTGATATTCAGGTGCCAGGAATGCTTTACGCCTCCGTGGAAAGGTCACCAGTGTTTTTGGGAAAGGTAATCAGCTTCAATGACGAAAAGGCTAAAGCGGTGCCGGGTGTAAAGGCGGTGGTGAAAACGCAAAGGAATGTATGGGGGCATACCAGAGAGGGTGTGGCCGTGGTGGCCGACAACTATTGGGCAGCGAACCAGGGAAGGAAAGCCCTCGAAGTCAAATGGGACTCCGGCGGTCTTGAGAACAACTCATCAGCTACTATCCTCAAGAAGTATAAAGTCGATGCCGCTAACGAGGGAGTTTCATTGGCGGAAGCTGGAAATGTGAGCAGCGTTGGTGGTGAAGGAAAAGTGGTGGAAGCGGCCTATGAAACGCCCTATCAGAGCCATGTTTGCATGGAACCAATGAATGCTACGGTGAGCATAAAGGATGGCAAAGCAGAGTTCTGGGGCTCAACGCAAAACCCAAACGGCATACGCTCACAACTGGCACGTCAGCTCAACATCGACCCTGAAAATGTAGCCATTAACTACACCTTTATGGGCGGCGGCTTTGGTCGAAGGTCAATGACTGATGTAGCGGAAGAAGCCGCTGATATTTCGTTGCAGGTAGGAGCGCCGGTTAAAGTGGTGTGGACCAGAGAGGACGACCTCACGCAGGGGCCTTTCCGGGCAGCGTCTTTGAATGTTTGCCGGGGAAAAGTGGCAGGCGGAAAAGTTGTGACGCTGGAGCATAAAGTGGTGGCTCAGGAAATCCAAAACCAGACTAGCGACAAAATGGAAGCTGGTCGGCAGCTCATGGGGGGCATCAATACAGAGTACGAGATTCCCAATTTCCGGATAAGTGGTGTGCTGCAGAAACACTATGTGCCGATTACCTATTGGCGGGCCGTGTATCACACCACCAACTGTTTTGCTCACGAGTCGTTTATCGACGAGTTGGCCATAGCCGCAGGAAAGGATCCGCTGGATTTCAGACTTGATATGCTTAAAAGCCACCCCCGATACACGAAGGTGCTACAAACTCTGGCAGAAAAAACTAACTGGTATGCGCCAAAGGAAGAAGGAGTCGGACGTGGAGTGTCTATTCTTGAGCGGTCAGGCGCATTTACCGGGATGGTCATTGAGGCGAAAAAGGAAAATGGAAAAGTGAAGCCGGTGAAAATCACCACCGTGGTGGATGTTGGCATCTGCGTCAATCCGGACACGGTACGGGCCCAAACCGAGGGCTCCATAGTGATGGGGTTAACGGCTACCTTCAAAAGCGGTATTAGGCTGGAGAACGGCGCAGTAGCGCAATCCAATTTCCACGACTACAACATGCTTGTTTTCGAAGAATGCCCACCTTGCGAAACCTACATCCTTCAAAATGAGGAAAAGCCCGAAGGCGCCGGTGAGTCCGGCCTGGCCAATGTGGCACCTTCGCTGTGCAATGCTATTTTTGATCTGACAGGGGTGAGGGTGAGGAAGTTGCCGCTGGATTTGGGGGCGATTGGGTAAAACTAATTCCTGGATAGTTAAATTGATTTGGGGGCCATCTATTCTGTGAGGTGTGGGGCAATTGCCTGACAAAAATGGTTGAAAAAGCCTGGCGGGGGAAACATTTCACTACTTTTGCCCCGTCAATCCGCTTTCAATGACCGATACCAAATCTTACTTCACCAACCTCACCTCTCTCCTTAGAAAAGAATGGCAGGAAGACCTGCAGCAGTACAAAGACAAAATTCTTTATACCGCTATTCCTGAGAAAAAGAAGTCAGGGGTTTGCTGGTATCCTGTGGTGGTGAACTCTCACCACATTGGTACAGGGGAGAAGCTTGTACTGGAGCTGGAAAAAACGACCGACCTTGAGCAAGCCCATATGTTCCAGGGTGGTGGCACGGTCAGTTTTTATGCAAACACCGGTGAAAAGGACAAGGGCAGTAGTGCCATCACGGGTGTGATTAAATATGTGCGCAAAAGTAAGATGGGTATCGTGCTGAACGACGATGACCTGCCTGATTGGATCAATGATGGCAAGCTGGGCATTGACCTGATGTTCGATGAAGCCTCCTACAGGGAGATGGAGCGAACACTTAAAGTGCTGGGTAAGCAGGAGGCAGGCAGACTGTTTGATCTATGTGAAATACTGCTGGGCAAAAAGTCGCCACAGCGGGAGCCAGCCTTTGCGCCAGTGCTACCCTCGTTAAACGCCATTCAGAATAAAGCCCTTGAAGTGATCATAGAGGCCAGGGATTTGGCCATCGTCCACGGCCCTCCGGGAACAGGCAAAACCACCACGCTCATTCAATCAGTTAAAGAAGTCGTGAAGCTGGAGAAGCAGGTGCTGGTGACAGCGCCGAGCAATGCTGCAGTCGACGTGATGGTAGAAAAGCTGGCGGAGGAAGGCATCAATGTACTTCGACTTGGCCACCCGGCCAGGGTAACCAACAGAGTAATAGAAAATAGCCTTGATGCCCGCATAGCGGCGCACGATAGCTTCAAGGAATTGCGGACTGTTCGCAAGAAGTACGAGGAGTACCGAAATGTGGCTTTTAAATACAAACGAAACTTTGGCCATGCGGAGCGCCAGCAGAGAAAGCTGTTGCTGCAGGAGGCTGGCCGCTTTAGGGACGAGGCCGACATGCTGGAGAACTACATCACCAGTTCGCTGCTCGACAATGCTCAGGTAATCGCCTGCACGCTGGTAGGTAGCAATCATTATCTCCTGAAGGATCGGGTGTTTAAAACTGTTTTCATTGATGAGGCCGGACAGGCCCTGGAGCCTGCTTGCTGGATTCCGATTTTGAAAGCGAACAGGGTGATTATGACTGGCGATCACCAGCAGCTGCCACCTACGGTAAAGTCGTTTGAGGCGGCCAAGGAAGGGCTGGAGAACACCCTTTTTCAAAAGAACGTTGGTTATCATTCGACTGATGTGATGCTGGAAGAACAGTATCGGATGAAGCCAGAGATCATGGCTTTTCCCAGTAAATTCTTCTACAACGATAAGTTGCAAGCTGCTCCTTCTGCCATTGAGAGAGAGGCCCTGCCCAATGTGGCCATTATGAAGTTCATCGATACAGCTGGTTGCGGCTATCAGGAGAAGGTAAATCCCGAATCGAGAAGTACCTATAACGAGGAGGAAGGCCGGTTGCTGATCGATCAGTTGCTTGCCAATATTGAAACCATGGGCGAAGAGTATGTGCTTTCGAACCAAATTACATTTGGCGTGATTGCGCCGTATAAGGCCCAGATTGAACTACTAAAAGAGGTTTTGCTGCAGAAGGGGCTAAGTAAGGAACTGTTGGACTTGATTGACGTGAACACCGTCGACTCCTTTCAGGGGCAGGAAAGAGACAGTATTTTTATTGGCTTCACCCGTTCCAATGAAGATGGTGAAATAGGCTTTCTGAAAGACATTCGCCGGACCAACGTAGCCATGACCAGGGCACGACGACAGCTTATCATGATCGGAGACTCTGCCACCCTCGGCTCTAACAATTTCTACAACCAGTTGGTGGAGCATTGTACGGCCACCGATGCGTACCAGAGCGCTTTTGAGTTGATTTACTCTTAGGCAACCTATCCCTTGATATTTTTCAGCGCTGCCACCGTCTCTCTCACCGCATCTTCATTGCTGGTAGGAACATAGTTGAAGAACTTTTCAAACTTGGCGCTGTCGAAGAAATAATCCGAAGCGAACTGATAGCTCATTTCATGAAGCTCTTTCATGATAGGCATGAAAATACCCAGGGCTTTTATTCCCCAACCGGGAAGCACCTGGCACTTGTCGGAAGTGCCCATGATGGTCGCAAATAGCTTTACCCACTCCTCGCCCGTCAACGCATTTTTGTCTGTGGGAAGGTTCCATATTTGATTAAACGCTGTTGGCGTATTACCCAGCATTGCAGTGCCTTTGGCTGCATCAGGACAATACGTCATCGAATGCTTGGCCTTAGCATTGCAAAACCACTGGGCTTTCTTTCCCCTGATGAGGTTGTCATACACCATGATCATCAGCATGCTGGTGCCTCGCATGGTGCTGAAGAAATCGCCGCTTCGAGCAATGATAGAGGGCACTTTTCCTTTGTCCATGGCAGCGAGCACCAGCCTGTCAACCTCGGCCCTTACTTCTCCTTTTTTGCTACATGGGCTTATCGGGCAGTCTTCCGTGATGTGGTGAATATGCTCTTTCCCGATGGCGTAAATATTATCGAAGAAAACCAGCTTGCTGCCATACTCTTCGCAGGCATCCAGCACATTCTTCATCAGCGGCGGCCAAACTGCTTTCCACACTTTAATGTCGTAGTTGAAGCCCACGGTGAGGTACACCACCTCGCTGCCTTTCACTGCTTCAAAAACATCGTCTCTCCTTGTCAGGTCTGCCGGATGAAGGACATCTTTTTCGTTGACCCTCTTTGGGTTACGGCTAACAAGCCTGATGTCTTTGGTGTATGAAGTAAGACTTTTGGCGAGCTCTGTGCCTATGGCCCCGTTGGCTCCGAGTATGGTTTGCATGGAAATTTGATTTACGTCAAAAGCTAATTCTTCGCTTTTTATAAACCAAGTGATCGTTTTGTTAACAGTCGTTATGCCGCTGAAACTTGATTAGTGCTAAATGGTCAAATGATGTTATTCATTGACCGCCCACTTTGTAGCTTTGAGAACGTAACATCATTTGACATGAAAAACTCTTTCTTTTTTCTACTGGCAGTCGTTGCACTTGGGGCGTGCCAACCGACTGGGCCAGGTGTATCCGACGAGGCCATAGTGATTCTGAATGCCCATGTGGTTGATGTCATGTCGGGCAATGTGGAAAGGGAGAAAGCCATTTTGATCGACAGTGGAAGAATTGTAAGTATTGGAGACGGCAGTGAGTTGTCGGCTTTGGTAGGAAGGAAAGATGTTTTTGATGCCGGGGGCAGGTATGTCATTCCCGGCCTTTGGGACATGCATGTGCACATTGAAGGCGAAGACCTTGTGGAGGATAACAGGGCACTGCTGCCACTGTACGTTGCTTATGGAATTACGACAGTGAGGGATTGCGCCAGCGATTTGGGAGAGCTGGTGCTTGCCTGGAGAGATTCTATCAACAATGACCAGCTATTTGGGCCACAGATTTTCACAGCCGGAAGGAAATTGGAAGGGATTAATTCCATTTGGAAAGGCGACCTCGAAATAGCCAATAAAGAGGAGCTGCAGCAAATGCTCGATAAGCTCGATGCATACAACGTCGACTTTGTGAAAATCACGGAAAATACGTTGCCCGGTGATCTGTTTTTGACAAGTGTGAAGGAAGCAAAAAAGCGAGGCTACAAAGTCACCGGACATGTTCCTTATGACCTGTCGGTAGAGGAACTGGCGACTGCGGGATTTTCTGCCATAGAGCACGCCAGCTACATGCTGAGGCTTGGCAGCGATGATAGTGCCATTGTGGACAGCATCAGGTCAGGAAAATTAGCAAGGACTGACGCTGGAGCGTTGTACAATAGCACGTTTAATCAGGATACTGCCTTTGCCGGGTATAAAATGCTTGCCAGGCAGGGTGTGGCAGTTACGCCGACGCTTATTGGCGGGAAGCAGCTTGCCTACCTCGACGAAAATGACCATCAAAACGACGATTACCTGAAGTACCTGACCACCAGATTTACTTCCAAATACCAATGGAGAATCGACAGAATGGCCGGCGAAACTTCTGAACAGAATCAGGCAAGAAAAGACCGCTACCAGCTTATTGCGGAGCAGTTGCCTTACCTGCACAAAGCGGGGGTTACGATTCTTGCAGGTAGCGATGCTGCCGCACTCAACACTTTCGTGTACCCGGCGCAGTCGCTTCACGAAGAGCTGGTGCTGTTTCAGGAGGCGGGACTTGAGCCACTGGCGATTTTACAAACTGCAACTGTTAATGGAGCGAAGTTTTTCAATGTGCAGGACAACCTGGGCAGCATCGCTCCCGGCATGCAGGCCGACCTGGTGATCCTTAACAGTAATCCGTTGGAAGACATCAGCGCCACGCAGGATATTTTTGCGGTTGTGAATGATGGAGAATACTTGAGCAGGGAAAAGCTGGACGAGCTACTTCGGCAGGCGCAGGTAATCAAAGACAAGCTCGACAAATAGAGAAAAACAGAATAGGCTTTGCCTGCCTAAACTATTTGCTCAGCTGTTCTTTTGCCTCGATCACTGAACCAACGAAACTAATTCTTCCCTGCCTGTTGCTTTCAAAAATGAAGTCTCGCAGCGCCTTGCTTTCGTATTTCGAAAAGTCGCCCACGATTGCCAGCCTTGCCCGGTAGTTGGAAAACTTTTGCAGCACCTCACCGGCCAGGCCGGTTCTCAGGTCAAAAAAGGCGGCTGCAATATTCTTCTCATGCCAAATGATATTATCGGCGCCCTGGTAAGAACAGTTCGCCAACACATCAAGAGCGTCTTGTGCATCCTTTATGGTCAGCTCATTGGAAATCACTTCCGCTATGTCGACTCCATTATGTTGGCTAATGACAACATCCATTCCTTCATTGAGTGTGAAGGTGCAATATAGCAATGTACCTTGTTTTCTCAGGCGCCCAATGCTTTCAGTGCTTCGTACACCAAAAAGCCTGGCCACACCATCGCTTTCAGAAATCCGACAACGCCCATCCAGAAGCCTGTAGCGTTGGAGATGTAGTAAATGACAGCACCGATAAATCCGAGGCCGTAAACAGCTCCATTGGGCCCATTTCTTTGCATAGATTCTTTCATGACATTAGTTGTTTAAACCACAGTTAATTTCATGAAAGTGCTATTATTAACCAATGATACTTGTCAGCAACAGTCTTTGGGCAATATGATAAATGACATGGTACTGTTCCTATTTCTAATCAATTGCCCGGCAGCCCCAGTAAAGCTCATCTATTGGCTTCAACAAACTGCGGCAGCAAAACCCTGTTCATAATCGCAAAAGGGAACTTGTCGTCGTCAGAGTTATATGCGCCGCCGGTAAAAGCAGCTACCAGTTTCAGTTCAGGGAACAGCATGAGGTATTGCCCACCGTTTCCTGTTGCGACGGTTTCTTTTTTCAGTTCATCGCCTATTTGGAACGGGATGCTCCACCACAGAAAACCGTAGTCCAGACCGGCAAGGTTGGTTTGCCTTTCTGTCGCTTGTTGTATCCAGCCGGCAGATACTATTTGCTGATCGCTCCAGGCACCATGGTTCATGACCAGCTGCCCGATTTTAGCAAAATCACGGGAAGTCATGTACAGCCGCTTGCCGGACGGAATTATATCCCGACCGGTGGTTGTGTGCCCCCACTGTACGTTTTCGATGCCCAGAGGAGCAAACAAATACTTTTCAGCGAATGCGTCGATAGACATGCCAGAGGCCTGACTCACTACCTCCGCCGCCAATACGACACCCATGCTACAGTAAAGAGCTGAATCACCAGGGTCTCGCACCATGGGCAAATCAAGGGTGTATTGTAACCAGTCTTTTTTCTTATACACTTTGTCCTCCTGGCCTTTCGAGGATTTATCCCAATCGTTACAATCGAGCCCAGTGCTCATGGTGAGCAGGTGGCGGATGGTGATTTGTTCTTTCCTGGCGTCGATGTTTTTCTGTGGCTCAGGGCTTTTCAAGTACTTGAAAATAGGATCGTCAACGCTTTCGATGAAGCCCTTGTCGATGGCAATACCAACCAAAAGTGAGCGGATGCTTTTTGTGGCAGAGCGCAGGTCGTGGGTTTGGTCAGCTTTGTGTTCTCCAAAGTATTCTTCAAGCACCAGCTTTCCATCTTTCACCAGCAGGATGCTGTGGACCTGATGATCCTCGTTGATCATCTTGTTGAAGAAACTAAATAGCAGCGTGGTATCTGCTATCGCCTGCAAAAGGTTTTCCGTCTCCCATCGGTCCGTTTGCTGAGGAGGCACTGCATATTGATACACCTTTTGTCCCACGGCAAAATGAGTGACGAGTAGCAGTCCAAGGGCAGGTAGTAGGTTCTTTCTCATAGGTTGACAGCCTGTTGACGAAGCAAGGACTCCCGGCCAAGGATTATCGTTGCAAATTACCCTATCTCGATATTGTACTTGCCGAGCAGGCCAGGCAATCCCGATACGGAAAACTTCGCCTTTTTTATCTTGTTAACTTCAGGATCCAGCGAATAATTGAAGGCAGTTCGGAAGTCTGCCTTTTCAAGCATGGTGTTACCAAATACAGCTCCAAGCAGGTCGCAGTTGTCGAACACGGCCAGCGATAAATCTGCGCCACTAAAATCAACTTCTTTCAGACCACAATTGACAAACCTTGTTTTCTTTAAATTCAGATTAAAGAACGAAGAAAGGTTAAGCTGACAATCGGTAAAACTCAGCGCCAACAAAAAAGGATTGACGTCTTCGAAATGAAGGCCCAGAAGCTTACAGCCCTTGAAGGTGGTGTCTTTGAAGGCCGTATTACCTAGCTTCGCCATGCTCAGGTCGCAATGCTCAAATACACATTCCATAAAATTGATATGCGAGAGATTGACGCCAGCAAAAAGGCAGTTGGAGAAGTGGCAGGCTTCATAATCGCTGCCCACTAACGGCGCTTCCGAAAAATTGACTCCTTTAAAATGCTTGTCTTCGACAAACCCTTTCGCCATTATCTTTTGTTCTTTAATTACCCGCAGGCTACTCCGTGTGCCGCTTCCCACTTTCACCTCACGAACTTAAAAAGAGCAGCAGGATTTTGCCCGGAAGCAGCCAACTTTTTGAGCCTTGTCAGGTGATTTTTTTTGAATAAAGCGAAAGCTGCTCGCCATTTACCTCAATGCGATCGCTAAACACAAGCCCGAGCTTTTGGACGAGTTGAATTGATGGCCGATTGTGATCCAGGATAATAGCGTGAATTTCTTTGTTTGTTGAAACGCTGAAGAAGTCGTTAAGAAATAGCGAAACGGCTTCAAAGGCATAGCCTTGTTTTTCAAACGCAGGAAGCAACGCAAACCCGATATCGGGCGACTGCAGGTAGTCTCGTTGGATGAGCGTTACTATACCGACCGGCTCTCCGGAGGTGACCAGTTCAATAACCCAGTAGTCAACAGCTGGGTTGCTTTCAATCTTACGGATGTAGGCGTCAGCGTCTTCCCGGCTTTTTACATTTCTTTCGCCTATGAACTCCAGCCAGCCAGGGGAGTTGACGAGTTCAATAATGAACAAAGCATGGGTTGTGTCTAGGGGAGAAAGTTGAATGCGTGGCATGTCATCCCAATTTAACCTTAAAACTGTTTTCTGTAAGCTATTGCTGTGACTTTAAAGAGCCGTTTTAGCATAGAGCAACTTTGCCCGTTGAAGGTCGACGTCGCCTCGCTCTGGGATATGAAGAAAAAACTTCAGTTGCCAGTCCTGCGTTTTCATTGCCTGCTTGCTCTCCGCCAACTCCCACGGAGGATAGACACGCATCCCGAGTTTTCCCCTTACCGGGGGTTGAGAGACAATCCGATGCTTTATCAGTGCTGCTTTCGGGAAAACAAATTGCCCAGAGTGATCTCCTTTTCTGGTGTTGATCACAAAAAAATCAAATGTGTCCGAAGCGCTAAATGGCTGGGTAGGGCCGTTGTCCACTCTTTTCCAGATAGTGACGAACTGACCCGTTTTTTTCGGCGTTTGCTTGGCGTCCCTGCCGATCACCACTAAGGAGTTGACCGTAAAAGTGCAAGCACCATACTCCTTACTCTCGTCTTCCATTTGCAGGTTTGAGAGATGAAGTAAGCACTCATCATACACTCGTTTCTTAATGTCTGAAAAAGAGTTGTTGTCGTGCTTTGATATTGTTTCTTGCAGTGTCATTTAGCCAGGTGTTCACTGTTAATTTTTCAAAGGGATGAAGTTTTCATCATTTCTCAAAGTTAAAGTATCAGGGACAAGATGAAGCGTCCTGACCGAAAGGACCCCTCCAATTTGTTTACGCCCAATGACTTACCCGGCGTGAGGAGTGATGACTACTTTGCCTTTTACACTTCCATTACCAATTCTTTGAAACGCTTCCGGCAGTTCCTCCAATGGATACACTTTGTCGATGATCGGTTTGACTTTGCCTTCCTCAAATAATTTGATGAAAGCACCCAGGGGCTTATTTGGTTGCTGTATAAGAATACTTAGTCGCTTTTCCTTTGTTGATACAAGGCCTCCCAATAAGCCCACCTGGAAAATGGTACCCAGGTGGCCTCCGATCATGGTATATACCCCGCCGGGTTTCAAGACCCTTTTGTAGTCCGATATCGACCGGGTGGCTATCACATCGACGATCAAATCATATTGCCTGTCTTGTTTAGTAAAGTCTTCTTTGGTGTGATCGATCACACGGCTCGCACCCAGCGATTGCAGCATAGCGTGTTTTTCTGTCAAATCCACCGCCGTTATGTGGGCGCCCAGGCTTTTAGCAATTTGGATGGCAAAAGTGCCCACTCCACCACCGGCGCCATTGATGAGGACACTATCACCAGCTTTTATGGTTCTTTTTTCCGTCAGAGCCTGGAGCGCCATGCCGCCGGCCTGAGGAATGGCAGCGGCTTCTTCAAATGTCATGGAAGCTGGTTTGATAGTCAGCTCCTCTTCTTTTGCGCAGGTGTATTCAGCAAAGCCGCCCCATTTACCGGCAGACAAGTCGCCAAAGACCTCGTCGCCAGGCTTGAACTTTGTGATTTGGGTGCCGGTTTCCACTACCACACCCGCCACATCGGCACCAAGGATGGGGAGTGTCGGCTTGCCCATGCCACTTAGCAACCGGTAGATACGTGGCTTGCCAGTGAGCCTGTCCCAGTCCCATGAATTGAGGGAGGCAGCATGTACTTTCACAAGCACCTCATCATCCTTTGGAATGGGCTTCCCGACGTCCTCCAGCCTAAGCACATCGGAAGCGCCGTATTGGGTATAAATCATCGCTTTCATTCTGAGGGAATTAGAATAACATTGCCTGTTTTCTGCCCCGTCTCCACATAGGTAAAAGCTTCAACCAGTTGCTCCAGCTTGTATTGTCTGTCAATGACAGGTTTCAATTTCCCTTCCTCCATCATTTGCCTGATAAATAGCAGACTCTCCTTTTTATCTAAAGGAATGGGAAACTTCACTTTCTTTTTGCCAAAGAGCGGCGTGAGAATCGAATAGAAAATATTTTCACCGTTGCGTCCAAGTTCCGAAGACATATAGACGCCCCCTGTTTTCAATAGGCGCTTGCATTTTCCAAAAGAGCTCTTGCCTACAGCGTCAAAAATGTGGTCAAACTGCTGATCAGTTTTTGTAAAGTCTTCCCTGGTGTAGTCGATCAGCTCGTCGGCACCAAGGTTCCTGACCAGGTCAAAGTCTTTGCCCTGGCACACTGCCGTCACTGTGGCACCGTGGTATTTGCATAATTGTACAGTGGCCGACCCTATAGCGCCCGATGCCCCATTTACCAATACATTCTGACCAGCCTGCAAATTGACTTTGCCAAGAAAATAGTAAGCGTAGTGTGGGCCTTCAATACACGCAGCGGCATCGGCGAAGCTGAAGTTGTCGGGGATGGTGCAAATGGCCTTGTCTGCCTGGAATGTTGTGTATTCAGCATGTGAGCTGAGCCCAAGGTCTTCAAAGGCAAACACTCTGTCGCCAGGTTGGAATGATTCAACAGCCTTACCTACTGCCACCACTTCGCCAGCTAAATCTGTGCCTGTGCTCTGCTTGCGTGGTTTGCTTAAACCTGTGACTAAGCGCATAAAAAACGGTTTGGCCCTGAGCATGGCGCAATCAGTCCGGTTGACCGTTGTCGCCATCACTTTTATCAGCACTTCATTGTCTTTGGCAGCGGGCTTCTCACGTTCCGTCAACTTCAGTATTTCAGGAGGGCCATAGTTGATCCAGTTGGCTGCTTTCATTTTGTGATGGTTTGCTTCATTGGCGTCTGCTCAGAATATACCGACATAAAGTTGATATGTGCCGCCAATTCTGATTTTCTCCACAGATGCTGACGATTCTACCTGGCTAGCTGCCAGATGCTGCATGATACATAATCTTGAGTATTTGCCTCAATGAGTACCAGATGCAGGCGAAAAATTACAAATTCAACACCATTAACTTAATACTAAATAGAATAACTTAAAAATAAGTTGACAAACTTAAAATTAAGTTGTAAGCTTGTCTTGCTGATTAACAAAACTCAAAGCAATGGTCACTTTAACTAAGGCAGAAGAGAAGATCATGATGATCCTCTGGGATATTGACAAAGGTTTTATCAAGGATATCCTTGATCAGTATCCCGACCCTAAGCCTCCTTACAATTCCGTTTCGACGATTGTGAGAGTGCTGGTGCAGAAAGAGATTGTAGGCTTTACGGCTTATGGCAATTCGCATCAGTACCATCCTCTGATTTCGAAGGAAGCCTACAGTAAGGGGCAGCTGTCGAGGCTGGTGAAGGATTATTACGACAATTCCCTGAGCCAGGTGGTCAACTTTTTTTCCGAAAGCAAAAA contains:
- a CDS encoding AAA domain-containing protein, whose product is MTDTKSYFTNLTSLLRKEWQEDLQQYKDKILYTAIPEKKKSGVCWYPVVVNSHHIGTGEKLVLELEKTTDLEQAHMFQGGGTVSFYANTGEKDKGSSAITGVIKYVRKSKMGIVLNDDDLPDWINDGKLGIDLMFDEASYREMERTLKVLGKQEAGRLFDLCEILLGKKSPQREPAFAPVLPSLNAIQNKALEVIIEARDLAIVHGPPGTGKTTTLIQSVKEVVKLEKQVLVTAPSNAAVDVMVEKLAEEGINVLRLGHPARVTNRVIENSLDARIAAHDSFKELRTVRKKYEEYRNVAFKYKRNFGHAERQQRKLLLQEAGRFRDEADMLENYITSSLLDNAQVIACTLVGSNHYLLKDRVFKTVFIDEAGQALEPACWIPILKANRVIMTGDHQQLPPTVKSFEAAKEGLENTLFQKNVGYHSTDVMLEEQYRMKPEIMAFPSKFFYNDKLQAAPSAIEREALPNVAIMKFIDTAGCGYQEKVNPESRSTYNEEEGRLLIDQLLANIETMGEEYVLSNQITFGVIAPYKAQIELLKEVLLQKGLSKELLDLIDVNTVDSFQGQERDSIFIGFTRSNEDGEIGFLKDIRRTNVAMTRARRQLIMIGDSATLGSNNFYNQLVEHCTATDAYQSAFELIYS
- a CDS encoding NAD-dependent epimerase/dehydratase family protein produces the protein MQTILGANGAIGTELAKSLTSYTKDIRLVSRNPKRVNEKDVLHPADLTRRDDVFEAVKGSEVVYLTVGFNYDIKVWKAVWPPLMKNVLDACEEYGSKLVFFDNIYAIGKEHIHHITEDCPISPCSKKGEVRAEVDRLVLAAMDKGKVPSIIARSGDFFSTMRGTSMLMIMVYDNLIRGKKAQWFCNAKAKHSMTYCPDAAKGTAMLGNTPTAFNQIWNLPTDKNALTGEEWVKLFATIMGTSDKCQVLPGWGIKALGIFMPIMKELHEMSYQFASDYFFDSAKFEKFFNYVPTSNEDAVRETVAALKNIKG
- a CDS encoding (2Fe-2S)-binding protein; translated protein: MASLTLRINNKDYPMEVDPQMPLLWAIRDFAQLTGTKFGCGISQCGACTVHIDGEPVRSCVTPVSGATGKSITTIEGLSADNDHPVQQAWQEEQVPQCGYCQSGQIMTAAALLRKHPQPSEEQVSAYMSPIICRCGTYVRIKKAVSKAIEINQKA
- a CDS encoding xanthine dehydrogenase family protein molybdopterin-binding subunit, producing the protein MKTIPTNTQERSGKLPRREFLRLTAVSGAFLAVGCSPGVGGDSKITTIDPAGGSDISLNQFVVINTNGRVLLYNHRPEMGQGTFQAIPMILAEELEVDVEQIEILPSAADEKRYGSQMVVGSRSIQTEYANLRNMGAAAREMLKQAAANRWQVEVSECKASLGEIIHNSGKKLTYGELVEEASKQTPPESPPLKAPADFKVIGQSTARRDIPVKTNGSAVYGLDIQVPGMLYASVERSPVFLGKVISFNDEKAKAVPGVKAVVKTQRNVWGHTREGVAVVADNYWAANQGRKALEVKWDSGGLENNSSATILKKYKVDAANEGVSLAEAGNVSSVGGEGKVVEAAYETPYQSHVCMEPMNATVSIKDGKAEFWGSTQNPNGIRSQLARQLNIDPENVAINYTFMGGGFGRRSMTDVAEEAADISLQVGAPVKVVWTREDDLTQGPFRAASLNVCRGKVAGGKVVTLEHKVVAQEIQNQTSDKMEAGRQLMGGINTEYEIPNFRISGVLQKHYVPITYWRAVYHTTNCFAHESFIDELAIAAGKDPLDFRLDMLKSHPRYTKVLQTLAEKTNWYAPKEEGVGRGVSILERSGAFTGMVIEAKKENGKVKPVKITTVVDVGICVNPDTVRAQTEGSIVMGLTATFKSGIRLENGAVAQSNFHDYNMLVFEECPPCETYILQNEEKPEGAGESGLANVAPSLCNAIFDLTGVRVRKLPLDLGAIG